The DNA region AACCGAGGAACACCAGGCGCTGCGCGCGGCCGTCGCGGCGCTCGGCAAGCGCTACGGCCGGGACTACATGACCCGTGTCGTGCGCGAGGAGGGGCACCCCGACGCGCTGTGGGCGGACGCCGCCAAGCTGGGCTACCTGGGCGTGAACCTGCCCGAGGAGTACGGCGGCGGGGGCGGCGGAATCGCCGAACTCGCCATCGTGCTGGAGGAGTTGGGTGCGGCCGGCAGCCCGCTCCTGATGATGGTGGTGTCCCCGGCGATCTGCGGCACCGTGATCGCCCGCTTCGGCACCGAGGCGCAGAAGCGGACGTGGCTGCCGGGGCTCGCCGACGGCAGCCGCACGATGGCGTTCGGCATCACCGAGCCCGACGCGGGCTCCAACTCGCACCGCATCACCACCACCGCCCGCAGGGACGGCGACGACTGGATCCTGACCGGCCGCAAGGTCTTCATCTCCGGCGTGGACATCGCCGACGCGACCCTGATCGTCGGCCGCACCGAGGACGCCCGCACGGGCAAGCTGAAGCCCTGCCTGTTCATCGTCCCGCGCGACGCGCCGGGCTTCGCCCGCCACCGCATCGACATGGAACTCCAGGCCCCGGAGAAGCAGTTCGAGCTGGTCCTCGACGAGGTGCGGCTGCCCGCCGACGCGCTGGTGGGCGACGAGGACGCCGGTCTGCTCCAGCTCTTCGCCGGACTCAACCCGGAGCGGATCATGACGGCCGCGTTCTCCCTCGGCATGGCGCGCTTCGCCCTCGCGCAAGCCGTCGCGTACGCCAAGGAACGCAGCGTGTGGAAGTCCCCGATCGGCGCGCACCAGGCCATCGCGCACCCGCTGGCCCAGTCCCACATCGAGATCGAGCTGGCCCGCCTGATGACGCAGAAGGCGGCCCGGCTCTACGACGACGGCGACGACATGGGCGCGGGCGAGGCCGCGAACATGGCGAAGTTCGCGGCGGCCGACGCCTGTGTGAAGGCCGTCGACCAGGCCGTGCACACCCTCGGTGGCAACGGCCTGACCAAGGAGTTCGGGCTCGCCTCGCTGATCGTGGCGTCCCGGGTCGCGCGGATCGCGCCGGTGAGCCGGGAGATGATCCTCAACTTCGTGTCCCACCAGACCCTGGGCCTGCCCAAGTCGTACTAGGGAGTTCTGATGGAATTCCGGACAGGTTCCGTCCTGGTCTCGGCTCCCGACCGGGGCATCGTCACCCTCACCCTGGACTCGCCCGCGAACCGCAACGCGCTCTCGGCGGCGCTCGTGGCCGAACTGGCGGACGCGCTCACCGAGTTGGGTATGGACGACGGCGTGCGCGCACTGGTGCTCACCCACACCGGCAACACCTTCTGCGCGGGCGCCGACCTGCGCGAACCGCCGGACCCGGGGGCGTTCGTGGCGCTGCTCAGGCAACTCGTCGAGCTGCCCAAGCCGGTGGTGGCGCGGGTGCGCGGGCACGTCAGGGCGGGCGGGCTCGGGCTGCTGGGGGCCTGCGACATCGTGGTGGCGGGCGGCCCCGACGTGTCGTTCGCGCTGACCGAGGTGCACATCGGCGTCGTCCCCGCGGTGATCTCCCTGACGCTCCTGCCCCGCCTGGAGGCGCGCGCCGCGAGCCGCTACTACCTCACCGGTGAGCGCTTCGGCGGGGCGGAGGCGGCCCGCATCGGCCTGATCACGGCCTACGCGGGAGCCGACGACTGCGTCGGCGTGGTCCTCGATCCGGTGCTCGACGGGCTCCGCAAGGCCGCTCCGGGGGCGCTGGCCGACGCGAAGAAACTCGTCACGGCTAGGGTTCTTGACGCATTCGACAAGGAAGCGGACGCCCTCGTGGCCCTCTCCGCCCACCGCTTCGGCTCCGCCGAGGCCAAGGAGGGGATGGAGGCGTTCCTGGAACGACGGGAGCGGTCGTGGGCGCTGTGACCGGGAGGCGTCGAGGGGCGCCGTGACCGGGGGACGTGGAGGGGCGCTGTGACCGAGGAGTACGGAGGGGCGGCATGACCGGGGAGTGCCGATGGCCGGCGTGATCGAGGACGACCGCGCGCCCAAGCAGGACCGCAGCCGGGTCACCCGGCAGCGGCTCCTGGAGGCGGCCGTGTCCTGCCTCGCCGAGCACGGCTGGGCGGGCTCGACGGTGTCCGTGGTCGCCGAGCGGGCCGGGGTGTCGCGGGGCGCCGCCCAGCACCACTTCCGCACCCGAGAGGAACTGTTCACCGCGGCCGTCGAGTACGTCGCCGAGGAGCGGTCGGCCGCCCTGCGCGGGCTCTTCCCCGAGGGCGCCGCGGCCGGGGCCGACCGGACCGCGGTCGTCGCGGCCCTGGTCGACCTCTACACCGGCCCCCTCTTCCGGGCCGCCCTGCAGCTCTGGGTCGCCGCCTCCAACGAGGACCAGCTAGGGCCCCGGGTCGCCGAACTCGAGGCCCGGGTCGGCCGCGAGACGCATCGCATCGCGGTGGAGCTCCTCGGGGCCGACGAGCGCGTGCCCGGGGTCCGGGAGACCGTCCAGGGGCTGCTCGACATGGCACGCGGCCTCGGCCTCGCGAACCTCCTCACGGACGACGGGGCCCGCCGCAAGCGGGTGGTGGCGCAGTGGGGGCGGCTCGTGGACGAGGCGTTGGGCTGACGGTCCCGCGCTACTCGAACGAGCAGCCCGGGTTGGGCGCGTCCTGGGACAGGGGCGCGCCGCGCGGCAGGACGTAGAGGACGTCGAGGACGAGCGGGCCGGACCCGAGGTTCCGGCCGATGTGGACGTTGCCGGGGCCCGGTGGCTCGTAGGCGCGCGAGCCGGTCGGGTAGACGCCGTCCGACGCGCACGTCTTGTCGAAGTGGCTGAGGGTGCCCTTCTTGATCACCGCGTGCAGGGGGCCGTCGTGGTAGTGCCAGCCGGTGGTCTGACCCGGCGGGACGGTGACGCGCCGCACGATGTAGTCGGTGTCGCCGACGGTGCTCTGGTGGATCAGTTCGCCGGTGACGCCCGGGCCGGGCGGGGTGGCACGGGCGGACGTGGGGGCCGCGAGGGGCAGGGCGAGGGCGGCGGCCGCCGCGAGAGCCGTACCGGAACCGGTGAGCAGACGTGCGCGTGTCGGCTTCCGCCGCATGGGGACCGTCCTCAGCTGTTGTCGGCCTGCGGGCGCGCCCCCGGGAGCCGGAGCCCCGGGGGCGCGAGCCGGGGCGTCCCTGCCCCGGCCCGGCGCCGACGTCCCGGCGGTGCGGCGCTCAGCCCGTGAGGTCTCCATACCCAGCGATCTCGTGCGGAGCACGCGCCGCGGGGCCCACATAGCGCGCGGACGGCCGCACCAGGCGCCCGGTGCGCTTCTGCTCCAGGATGTGCGCCGACCACCCGGCGGTGCGGGCGCAGGTGAACATCGAGGTGAACATGTGCGCGGGGACCTCGGCGAAGTCGAGCACGATCGCTGCCCAGAACTCCACGTTGGTGGCGAGCACCCGGTCGGGCCGGCGGGCGTGCAACTCGTCCAGCGCGGCCTTCTCCAGCGCCTCGGCGACCTCGAAGCGCGGCGCGCCCAGCTCACGGGCGGTGCGGCGCAGCACCCGGGCCCGCGGGTCCTCGGCGCGGTAGACGCGGTGCCCGAAGCCCATCAGCCGCTCGCCCCTGTCGAGGGCTTGCTTGACGTAGGCGACGGCGTCACCGGTGCGCTCGATCTCCTCGATCATGCCGAGGACACGGGAGGGCGCACCGCCGTGCAGCGGCCCGGACATGGCGCCGACGGCCCCGGAGAGCGCGGCGGCCACGTCGGCGCCGGTGGAGGCGATGACACGGGCGGTGAAGGTGGAGGCGTTCATGCCGTGCTCGGCGGCGGACGTCCAGTACGCGTCGACGGCCTGGACGTGCCGGGGATCGGGCTCACCGCGCCAGCGCCGCATGAAACGCTCGACGACGGTCTCGGCCTTGTCGATCTCGCGCTGGGGGACCATCGGCAGGCCCTGGCCGCGGGCGGACTGGGCGACGTAGGAGAGCGCCATGACGGCGGCGCGCGCGAGGTCGTCGCGGGCCTGGGCCTCGTCGATGTCGAGGAGCGGGCGCAGGCCCCAGACGGGGGCGAGCATGGCGAGCGCGGACTGGACGTCGACGCGGATGTCACCGGAGTGCACGGGGATGGGGAACGGCTCGGCCGGGGGCAGTCCGGGGTCGAAGGCCCCGTCGACGAGCAGGCCCCACACGTTGCCGAAGGAGACGTTGCCGACCAGGTCCTCGATGTCGACGCCCCGGTAGCGCAGGGCACCGCCTTCCTTGTCCGGTTCGGCGATCTCCGTCTCGAACGCGACGACTCCTTCAAGTCCGGGTACGAAGTCGGACATCAGGCGGCTCCTCATGATGTGGGCGACACGGTGTGTACGGCGATGTGTGTACGACTGGCATGTGTGCGACCCGAGGCCTGGGCTCTGGGGTCGGGGTAACCCGGTGATGCCCCGCGCGGCCGGAGGTCACCCAACCGACACGGCTTCGGAACGATAACCCTTGGTGCCACCCTTGGCGATGGACTGCGGCACCCAGTGCCACACATCACCTTCAGGTGGGGCCGCGCGCCCGCCGACTGCCGCTGTGGGGCGAGGTGTTCGGATACGGCAAGATGACCGCGTGACCGACTTCCGCGCCACCGCGCCCGACGCGCCCGGGCCTGCCGCCTCCGGCCTCGGCGGCGCCCTCTCCGACGTGGCCGCCATGCGTGCGCAGTACCGCGCCGACGGCATCGCAGAGGCCGACTTCCCCGCTG from Streptomyces flavofungini includes:
- a CDS encoding enoyl-CoA hydratase family protein; translated protein: MEFRTGSVLVSAPDRGIVTLTLDSPANRNALSAALVAELADALTELGMDDGVRALVLTHTGNTFCAGADLREPPDPGAFVALLRQLVELPKPVVARVRGHVRAGGLGLLGACDIVVAGGPDVSFALTEVHIGVVPAVISLTLLPRLEARAASRYYLTGERFGGAEAARIGLITAYAGADDCVGVVLDPVLDGLRKAAPGALADAKKLVTARVLDAFDKEADALVALSAHRFGSAEAKEGMEAFLERRERSWAL
- a CDS encoding cupin domain-containing protein, whose amino-acid sequence is MRRKPTRARLLTGSGTALAAAAALALPLAAPTSARATPPGPGVTGELIHQSTVGDTDYIVRRVTVPPGQTTGWHYHDGPLHAVIKKGTLSHFDKTCASDGVYPTGSRAYEPPGPGNVHIGRNLGSGPLVLDVLYVLPRGAPLSQDAPNPGCSFE
- a CDS encoding citrate synthase 2 → MSDFVPGLEGVVAFETEIAEPDKEGGALRYRGVDIEDLVGNVSFGNVWGLLVDGAFDPGLPPAEPFPIPVHSGDIRVDVQSALAMLAPVWGLRPLLDIDEAQARDDLARAAVMALSYVAQSARGQGLPMVPQREIDKAETVVERFMRRWRGEPDPRHVQAVDAYWTSAAEHGMNASTFTARVIASTGADVAAALSGAVGAMSGPLHGGAPSRVLGMIEEIERTGDAVAYVKQALDRGERLMGFGHRVYRAEDPRARVLRRTARELGAPRFEVAEALEKAALDELHARRPDRVLATNVEFWAAIVLDFAEVPAHMFTSMFTCARTAGWSAHILEQKRTGRLVRPSARYVGPAARAPHEIAGYGDLTG
- a CDS encoding TetR/AcrR family transcriptional regulator gives rise to the protein MAGVIEDDRAPKQDRSRVTRQRLLEAAVSCLAEHGWAGSTVSVVAERAGVSRGAAQHHFRTREELFTAAVEYVAEERSAALRGLFPEGAAAGADRTAVVAALVDLYTGPLFRAALQLWVAASNEDQLGPRVAELEARVGRETHRIAVELLGADERVPGVRETVQGLLDMARGLGLANLLTDDGARRKRVVAQWGRLVDEALG
- a CDS encoding acyl-CoA dehydrogenase family protein, whose amino-acid sequence is MNAPVLETEEHQALRAAVAALGKRYGRDYMTRVVREEGHPDALWADAAKLGYLGVNLPEEYGGGGGGIAELAIVLEELGAAGSPLLMMVVSPAICGTVIARFGTEAQKRTWLPGLADGSRTMAFGITEPDAGSNSHRITTTARRDGDDWILTGRKVFISGVDIADATLIVGRTEDARTGKLKPCLFIVPRDAPGFARHRIDMELQAPEKQFELVLDEVRLPADALVGDEDAGLLQLFAGLNPERIMTAAFSLGMARFALAQAVAYAKERSVWKSPIGAHQAIAHPLAQSHIEIELARLMTQKAARLYDDGDDMGAGEAANMAKFAAADACVKAVDQAVHTLGGNGLTKEFGLASLIVASRVARIAPVSREMILNFVSHQTLGLPKSY